In one Vagococcus entomophilus genomic region, the following are encoded:
- the traF gene encoding conjugal transfer protein TraF produces MSEIEAFKKDIELFEPINVQQLEQKLTETKKQILFLGRATCPFCRKFAPKLKAVKIKLNLPVYFVDSENSDDLAKLTALRNQYTIPTVPALLVVQEEKVKVVCDSSLTEEEITQFIQNR; encoded by the coding sequence ATGTCAGAAATTGAAGCGTTTAAAAAAGACATAGAATTATTTGAACCAATCAATGTGCAACAGCTGGAACAAAAATTAACAGAAACAAAAAAACAAATCTTATTCTTAGGAAGAGCGACTTGTCCTTTTTGCAGAAAATTTGCCCCTAAGTTAAAAGCGGTAAAAATAAAGCTTAATCTTCCTGTATACTTTGTTGATAGTGAGAATTCTGATGACTTGGCAAAATTAACTGCTTTACGTAATCAATATACAATTCCCACAGTACCGGCATTACTAGTTGTACAAGAAGAAAAGGTGAAAGTAGTATGTGATTCTTCTCTTACCGAAGAAGAGATTACACAATTTATTCAAAATCGTTAA